The genomic segment GCGCGACGGCCGCGTTCGTGTCGTCGCAGTCGGTGCCGCAGCGGATGTTGAGCCCGTCCGCGCTGACATTGCAGCAGTCGAGGTCGACCTTGCCGTCGCCGTCCTCGTCGGGTCCGAGCGTCATGGGGTTGCAGTCCTCGTCGACGCCGTCGACGTCGCAGACCTCGGCCTGGTCGGGGTTGACGTTCGGGTCCTCGTCGTCGCAGTCGCGGCCGCCACACGCGACGGAGAGGAAGCCGTCCATGTCGGCGTCCTCGGCCGTGCACTCGGGCGGAGGATCGGACTCGAAGAGCGACGAGCAGCCGCCGAGCAGTAGCAAACAGAGTAGCGGGGAGAGTCTTGCTGTCGCTGCGTTCATCACTGCCCGACCTCGCGGCGGCTGAAGGTGGCGCGGCTGGGGCGGCTGCCGCTCTCGGTGGTGGTCAGCGCGAGCACGATGGCCGCGATCGCCGCGACCCCCGCGCTCAGCCAGAGGATGTCCGCGGCCAGGTTGAGGTGGTTGCTCTCGTCGGCGAGCCCGAGGATGGGCTGCCCCATCATGCGCGCCGACTGGAAGCGCCCGTGCGCGTCGGCGGCGAAGCCCGTGGTGACGCCGGCCGCGGCGAAGATGGCGAGCGAGATCCCGCCGACGATCCAGGTGACGGGCTGGATCTGGAAGCTCGACGCGGGCTCGAGCTCGAGCGTCACCCAGAGCTGGTCGTCCTGCTCGATCTCCACCTGGCCGACGTAGGGGTTCATGCCGTCCGCGGTCACGCGCAGCTCGTGCGCTCCGACCGGGACCGAGGCGAGCACCTGCGGCGTGAAGCCGCTGTCGCGCCCGTCGAGCGTGACCAGCGCGCCGGTCACGTTCGCGGTCACCGTGACCTCGCCCGTCGGCCCGCTGAGGGTCGCGGTCGCCTCGGTCGTCGTGTCGGCGCGGACGACGACCGGCTCGCTCCAGCGCTCCTCACCCGCCGTGGCCACCACGCGGTAGGTGCCCGGCGGCATGGGCTCGTCCAGCGGCGTCTGTCCTTCGTGCGCGAGCTGGCCCTCCGCGTCGAACACCCGCACGTCCGCGCGGGCGGCCGCGTTCACCACGAGCCGGCCGAGGATCTGCTCGGGCGAGAGCGTGACCTGCCGCTCTCCGCCCAGCTCCACGTCGACGGTGGTCTCCGCGCGCCGGTAGCCGTCGCCCTCGATCCAGATGGTGTGCTCGCCGGCCGAGAGCGCGAGCACGCGCGGGGTCACGCCGTACTGACCGAGCTCGCGTCGGTCCACGTACACGTCGAGCCCCGGCGGGGTGCTGCGCACGTCCACCAGCGCCACACGCGGTCGCAGCTGGATCAGCGCGCGCTCCGAGGTCTGTCGCCGCGTCGGATCCTCGTCGTCCGACGCGAGGTACTCGGCGAAGTACATGTAGGCGTCGGCGTGTCGGCGCAGCTGCTGGAAGCAGAGCGCGATGTTGAAGACGATGTTCGGGTTCGGCGCGAGGCGCTGCTCGACCATGAACTCGCGCGCCGCGTCTTCGTAGCGGCCGGCGGCGTAGTGGCGCCGCGCCAGCTCGTCGTGGAACCGCGCCTCCGCCGCCGCGTCGGCCGACGCCACGGTGGGGAGCGAGAAGGAGAAGCAGACACAGAGGGCGAGCAGCGTGACGCGCATGGATCCTCAGCGGGGAGCGAGTGCGGGGGCGCCGACCGGGTCGACGCGGTGTCCAGACCGGCGGCGCGGCAGCGTCACCACGACCTCTTCGGGGCTCTCCTCGGTCACCGAGACCGTCTGCTCGACGTGCCCCCGGAGGCGCAGCGTGACCTCGAGCGACGCCACGTCGCCGGGGCGCGTCACGGCGAGCGGCGCCTCCCCGATCACCTCTCCATCGAGCACGACCTCGGCGCCCGCGGGCTCGCTGATCACCCGGTGCGTGACGTCCTGCGGCGGCGCCGGCTCGGGTGGGGTCTCGGGCGGAGGCTCGGGTGGGGTCTCGGGCGCGGTCTCGGGTGTCGGCTCGGGGGTGTTCGCCGCGATCGCCACCGGGGGCGGCGTGGGCGTCGGGCGCGTCGCGAGGTACAGGCCCGCGCCGATCCCGACGAGCAACAAGACGGCCACGGCGCTCAGAATCGGGACGAGCTTCGAGGCGGGCTTCTTCGCGAGCGGCGCGGGGACCGGCTCCGGCTCGGGCTCCGACGCGGGCGGCGGCGGCGCGCTCAGCTCGCCCGGCGCGATCGTGGGCCGATGCTGCGGGAACAGCTCCTCGAGCGTGGCCGGCAGCACCACGCCCGCCTCGTGGCACGCGGCGAAGAGCGCCCCGCCGAAGTCCTCCATCGACGCGTACCGGTCGGGCAGCTCCCGCGCGAGCGCCTTGTGCACGACCTGGGTGATGGCCGGGTGCAGCTCCGGCGCGCGGTCCGCGAGCGGGATGGGATCGAACGTGCAGATCTGGAGCAGGAGCGCCGGGACCGAGTCGGCCTGGAAGGCGCGGTCGCCGGTGAGGCACTCGTAGATCAGCACCCCCATCGACCAGATGTCGGTCGAGGGCCCCACGTTCTTGTGCCCCTGCGCCTGCTCGGGCGACATGTAGTGCGGCGTGCCCAGCAAGCCGCCGGTGCGCGTCTCGACGCTCGAGTCGCCTTCGGTGAGCTTCGCGATCCCGAAGTCGAGCACCTTCGGCGTGACCCGCCCGCGCAGATCCTTCGAGATGAAGATGTTGTCGGGCTTGAGATCGCGGTGGACGATGCCGTGCTCGTGCGCCGCGGCGAGCGCGTCCATCACGGGCATCAAGATGGGGAACAGCTCCTCGGGCGGGAGCTTGCCGCGCGCCTCGAGCAGCTCCGTCAGCGGCTGGCCGTCGAGCAGCTCGAGCACGAGGAAGGCCTCGCCGTCGTCGATCTGCATGTCGAGCACGTCGACCACGTTCGGGTGGTTGAGCGACGCGGCCGCCTTCGCCTCCTGGAAGAAGCGGCCGATGATCTCGGCCTCGGCCCCGTAGCTGGGCAGCAAGAGCTTCACCGCGACGCTGCGCCCGGTCAGCTCGTGCTTGCCCCCCATCACGAAGCCCATCCCACCCTGGCCGAGCACGGACTCGAGCCGATATCGGCCCGCCAGCACCTGGCCGATTCGCTCCTCCGGGGTCAGGATGGGCACAGCGCCTGGAAGCTAGCAGAATTATGGGCTGCGGCGGGGGGGAGCGGCTCGGCCGCGCGCGTGGGGGTTTCCCCCATGACATTCGCGTCGCGTGACGATGGCTCTACGGATTCGAGCCCACACGGTGTGGGGAACCACCCAACACCCTCGGGCGATCGAGCGGCTGGCGGGGGGTGGCACGGGCGCTGCTGCATGGAGGAGCCGGAGGTTGCTTCATGCGACATGCTTATTTTCTCACGATCCTCATCTGCCTCGCGCTGTCCGGCTGCGCCCAGCCCATGGGCACCGACTGCGCGGCCGATCCCGACGCGGCGGAGTGCCAGGGTGACTCGACCGTCGAAGGCCGGGTGACCGACGCGGACGGCGCGCAGACGCGCTCCTTCGGTGGCGAAGGCACGGTCAGCGCGGCGACGCGCGTGGAGGCCAGCGCGATCGCCTCGGACGGCTCGCTCGCGCTGCTCGCGGACGCGGAGC from the Sandaracinaceae bacterium genome contains:
- a CDS encoding PEGA domain-containing protein, which gives rise to MRVTLLALCVCFSFSLPTVASADAAAEARFHDELARRHYAAGRYEDAAREFMVEQRLAPNPNIVFNIALCFQQLRRHADAYMYFAEYLASDDEDPTRRQTSERALIQLRPRVALVDVRSTPPGLDVYVDRRELGQYGVTPRVLALSAGEHTIWIEGDGYRRAETTVDVELGGERQVTLSPEQILGRLVVNAAARADVRVFDAEGQLAHEGQTPLDEPMPPGTYRVVATAGEERWSEPVVVRADTTTEATATLSGPTGEVTVTANVTGALVTLDGRDSGFTPQVLASVPVGAHELRVTADGMNPYVGQVEIEQDDQLWVTLELEPASSFQIQPVTWIVGGISLAIFAAAGVTTGFAADAHGRFQSARMMGQPILGLADESNHLNLAADILWLSAGVAAIAAIVLALTTTESGSRPSRATFSRREVGQ
- a CDS encoding serine/threonine-protein kinase, encoding MPILTPEERIGQVLAGRYRLESVLGQGGMGFVMGGKHELTGRSVAVKLLLPSYGAEAEIIGRFFQEAKAAASLNHPNVVDVLDMQIDDGEAFLVLELLDGQPLTELLEARGKLPPEELFPILMPVMDALAAAHEHGIVHRDLKPDNIFISKDLRGRVTPKVLDFGIAKLTEGDSSVETRTGGLLGTPHYMSPEQAQGHKNVGPSTDIWSMGVLIYECLTGDRAFQADSVPALLLQICTFDPIPLADRAPELHPAITQVVHKALARELPDRYASMEDFGGALFAACHEAGVVLPATLEELFPQHRPTIAPGELSAPPPPASEPEPEPVPAPLAKKPASKLVPILSAVAVLLLVGIGAGLYLATRPTPTPPPVAIAANTPEPTPETAPETPPEPPPETPPEPAPPQDVTHRVISEPAGAEVVLDGEVIGEAPLAVTRPGDVASLEVTLRLRGHVEQTVSVTEESPEEVVVTLPRRRSGHRVDPVGAPALAPR